Proteins encoded within one genomic window of Pseudomonadota bacterium:
- a CDS encoding ABC transporter ATP-binding protein, protein MSLKESSYAMSNQPANTAPSGGLDVVDLSYRYPGAKTDALHNISLSIRQGECLCLTGRSGSGKSTLLLAISGLLEGGILTGECRMDGGAAWPSIGIVLQNADSQILSTTVADEVAFGPSNLNIPAHEIDERVGRALEAVGLIGYETRNVEGLSAGEKHRLTLAAVLSMEPSILLLDEPTAQLDARGKTALQSILRGLKERSYTIIVADHDVRPYADIVDRFICIDSGMIEKETYEAPFREIDRAGHAGSHPRDRAARGEPVVDLDAVCFARQKGQPVIVDLSMKVYAGERIHICGDNGAGKSTLFKLITGLLQPDSGSINVLGLIKPRPEKLRGKVGLLLQNPVRQIFESTVREELAFSLKRQNLTSDQIDARTTEALALCDMLGFDSRSPFALSYGQQHRITLASLIALNPQIFLLDEPFSGLEFEFRYRMLDILKDYGDQRGCTVILTSHDPLVDPAWADRSYFMEAGKLTEDSMT, encoded by the coding sequence ATGTCTTTGAAGGAATCGTCTTATGCCATGTCTAATCAACCGGCAAATACCGCCCCATCAGGCGGCCTGGACGTCGTTGACTTATCCTACCGATATCCTGGAGCAAAGACAGATGCCCTCCACAATATATCGCTCTCTATTAGACAAGGTGAATGCCTTTGCCTCACAGGACGGTCAGGGTCTGGAAAGAGCACGTTGCTGCTTGCCATTTCAGGTCTTCTTGAAGGGGGGATACTTACCGGTGAGTGCCGGATGGACGGAGGTGCAGCGTGGCCCTCTATAGGGATTGTTTTACAGAATGCAGATTCACAGATACTTTCCACGACGGTGGCGGACGAGGTAGCCTTTGGACCCTCTAACTTGAATATCCCGGCCCATGAGATTGACGAAAGAGTGGGCAGAGCGCTTGAAGCAGTCGGGCTTATTGGCTACGAAACGAGAAACGTGGAAGGACTCTCTGCCGGCGAAAAACACCGTTTGACTCTCGCAGCGGTCCTGTCAATGGAGCCGTCCATTCTTCTCCTCGATGAGCCCACAGCCCAATTGGATGCGAGGGGAAAGACAGCCCTCCAGTCCATCCTTAGAGGTTTGAAAGAACGTTCCTATACTATCATTGTGGCTGATCACGATGTGCGCCCCTATGCGGATATTGTGGACCGGTTTATTTGCATCGACAGCGGCATGATTGAGAAGGAGACGTATGAGGCACCCTTCCGGGAGATTGACCGGGCAGGCCATGCAGGCTCGCACCCGCGGGATCGAGCGGCACGCGGCGAACCTGTTGTCGATCTCGACGCGGTGTGTTTCGCCCGGCAAAAAGGACAACCTGTGATTGTCGATCTTTCAATGAAGGTTTACGCGGGCGAGCGTATCCACATATGCGGGGACAACGGCGCGGGAAAATCGACTTTGTTCAAGTTAATTACCGGCCTGTTGCAACCGGATTCGGGATCTATCAACGTGCTGGGTTTGATAAAACCCAGGCCGGAAAAGCTCAGGGGAAAGGTGGGCTTACTGCTCCAAAACCCGGTGCGCCAGATATTCGAAAGCACAGTCCGTGAGGAACTGGCTTTTTCGCTAAAAAGACAAAACCTCACTTCAGATCAAATAGATGCCCGCACAACAGAGGCTCTTGCCTTATGCGACATGCTTGGTTTTGACAGCCGTTCCCCATTCGCTCTGAGCTATGGTCAGCAGCACCGGATTACCCTGGCTTCACTGATAGCCCTGAACCCGCAGATATTCCTTCTGGATGAACCTTTCTCAGGCCTCGAATTCGAGTTCAGGTACAGGATGCTCGACATACTGAAAGACTACGGTGATCAACGGGGTTGTACCGTAATCCTCACATCCCACGATCCGCTTGTTGACCCTGCCTGGGCAGACCGCTCCTATTTTATGGAAGCGGGAAAGCTTACTGAGGATTCAATGACATGA
- a CDS encoding energy transducer TonB, producing MNRGPAISGNELLRDKPLVSIIVDYRSEMNESIFSEVKIIPGNRSVWMKYIAIALAIHASVLCIPLSKRVPETANERAIDVIVMSPEAAPPPMLSFTSKRLPGAPGPEKSAPMPGKKTSIPGLTKPGEMEKKKEPGPAGPGNVADEQVIAQAVDSHGQADGKGVAVAGLNLGGDKIGFGSGGTGTGTGSGGGGGGGEGGPWSGRFGTADGPRFLHHEIPEYPFSARKRGKEGKVVVIVTIDEKGKLIKSEVVEATDKIFVQPVMEALKRSTFLPAKRNGVPIACRAALPVLFAMQD from the coding sequence GTGAACCGCGGCCCCGCAATTTCGGGGAATGAATTGCTCCGCGATAAGCCGCTGGTTAGTATTATTGTTGATTACAGGTCTGAAATGAACGAAAGCATATTTAGCGAAGTGAAAATCATTCCGGGCAACAGGTCCGTCTGGATGAAGTACATAGCCATTGCTTTGGCAATTCATGCCTCGGTGCTCTGCATACCCTTGTCTAAGAGGGTTCCGGAGACGGCTAATGAAAGGGCCATAGATGTGATAGTGATGAGTCCGGAGGCGGCTCCTCCGCCAATGCTTAGTTTCACAAGTAAACGCCTGCCCGGTGCTCCCGGCCCGGAAAAGTCTGCTCCTATGCCGGGTAAAAAAACCTCTATACCAGGGCTGACTAAGCCGGGTGAAATGGAAAAAAAGAAAGAGCCCGGGCCTGCCGGTCCAGGGAACGTGGCGGACGAGCAGGTTATTGCACAGGCCGTTGACAGCCATGGTCAGGCAGACGGCAAAGGAGTGGCTGTAGCCGGGTTGAATTTAGGAGGAGACAAAATAGGATTCGGGAGCGGCGGCACCGGGACCGGTACAGGCAGCGGCGGTGGTGGAGGCGGAGGAGAAGGAGGACCCTGGAGCGGCCGGTTCGGAACAGCCGACGGTCCGCGGTTTCTTCACCATGAGATTCCTGAATATCCCTTCTCGGCAAGAAAGCGCGGTAAGGAAGGAAAGGTGGTTGTCATTGTGACAATCGACGAAAAAGGCAAACTTATAAAATCAGAAGTGGTGGAAGCAACAGATAAAATATTTGTCCAGCCGGTGATGGAAGCACTCAAGCGGTCGACGTTTCTGCCCGCGAAGAGAAATGGTGTTCCCATCGCCTGCAGGGCCGCGCTTCCCGTTTTATTTGCAATGCAGGATTGA
- a CDS encoding energy-coupling factor transporter transmembrane component T: MKEYGALHNAFQFQYHDSPIHRLGGGWKLVFALALSAAAVAARGPWTIPAILAVIMVLYGVARLGIAGFWGDVRLFIIQIPIIVALYLIRDGVAKGLGPGLKIGFQILLFFLPNALFLRTTRSSEIMAGLKKIMPVSLVFIIITSLRFVPFFVREIEEIALMQRLRGASVAPRDLIDPRNWKDLFNCLFIPLLVRAIKTAEEAALSAEARGFDTRRRPRSSSAQDAASPDDEQIK; encoded by the coding sequence ATGAAAGAATATGGAGCGCTCCACAATGCTTTTCAGTTCCAGTATCACGACTCTCCGATCCATCGTCTTGGCGGCGGATGGAAACTCGTCTTTGCCCTTGCTTTGTCGGCCGCTGCCGTAGCTGCGCGGGGACCATGGACTATCCCTGCCATTCTGGCGGTGATTATGGTGCTTTACGGAGTCGCACGCCTCGGAATAGCAGGATTCTGGGGCGATGTTCGACTCTTCATCATTCAGATTCCTATCATTGTTGCTCTTTACCTGATCAGGGACGGCGTGGCAAAGGGACTGGGGCCGGGATTAAAGATAGGCTTTCAGATCCTCCTTTTTTTCCTGCCGAATGCCCTGTTCCTCCGCACTACGAGGAGTTCCGAGATCATGGCAGGTTTGAAGAAAATCATGCCGGTTAGCCTTGTCTTTATAATCATCACAAGTCTTCGCTTTGTCCCCTTTTTTGTCCGAGAAATCGAGGAGATAGCTCTCATGCAGAGACTCAGGGGCGCTTCGGTGGCGCCCCGTGATCTGATTGATCCCCGGAACTGGAAAGACCTATTTAATTGTCTCTTTATTCCACTCTTGGTCCGGGCAATCAAGACTGCGGAAGAAGCAGCCCTTTCTGCCGAAGCAAGGGGCTTCGATACCCGGCGCCGACCGCGAAGCAGTTCAGCGCAGGATGCAGCCAGTCCGGACGATGAACAGATTAAATAA